Proteins co-encoded in one Polaromonas vacuolata genomic window:
- a CDS encoding VOC family protein, with amino-acid sequence MNITARPFKVLGIQQIAIGAPSKDKLRRLWVDMLGLEVTSHFVSERENVDEDICTIGSGPFKVEVDLMQPIDADKKPAVHTTPLNHVGLWIDDLPAAVDWLTAQGVRFAPGGIRKGAAGFDICFLHPKANDEFAISGEGVLIEMVQAPAEVISAFGLMAAAH; translated from the coding sequence ATGAACATCACAGCACGCCCTTTCAAAGTATTGGGCATACAACAAATTGCCATAGGTGCGCCGTCCAAAGACAAGCTGCGCCGCCTGTGGGTGGACATGCTGGGTTTAGAAGTCACCAGTCACTTTGTCAGTGAACGTGAAAACGTTGATGAAGATATTTGCACGATTGGCAGCGGCCCGTTCAAGGTCGAAGTCGATTTGATGCAGCCGATTGATGCGGACAAAAAACCAGCGGTTCACACGACGCCGCTCAACCATGTTGGACTGTGGATTGATGATTTGCCGGCAGCTGTGGATTGGCTTACTGCCCAGGGCGTGCGCTTTGCTCCCGGTGGTATTCGCAAAGGTGCGGCGGGTTTTGATATTTGTTTTCTGCATCCTAAAGCCAACGATGAGTTTGCGATTTCAGGCGAGGGCGTTTTGATAGAGATGGTGCAGGCACCTGCGGAAGTGATTAGTGCTTTCGGATTGATGGCTGCTGCGCATTGA
- a CDS encoding D-cysteine desulfhydrase, translating into MDLSRFPRRRYTQGFTPLEYLPHFTQALRATCPEGSGPNVWIKRDDMLGLTPGGNKTRKLEFLAADALAQGADTLITCGAPQSNHCRATLSAAIKEGMKCRFVIEERVPNSYKEDASGNNFLFRLMGVEAITVVPAGSNMLAAMEQVASDLLALGRKGYIVPGGGSNAIGGLGYVACAQELQQQFFEQGVKIDKIVVGSGSSGTHGGLLAGFLGNHIHIPLIGIGVSRDPKDQDPLVHKEAQAVVDLLGLNIQVPREAVLTFGDWWRPKYSVPNQAMVEAVQMLARTEAILLDPVYTGKIMAGLIGLARQGYLGRDENVLFIHTGGAPSLHAYESEVLGLTEMPD; encoded by the coding sequence ATGGATTTAAGCCGCTTCCCCCGTCGCCGTTATACCCAAGGCTTTACGCCATTGGAGTATTTACCTCATTTCACCCAGGCGCTACGCGCCACCTGCCCCGAGGGCTCAGGCCCGAACGTCTGGATTAAACGAGACGATATGCTAGGCCTTACGCCAGGCGGAAACAAAACCCGTAAGCTGGAATTTTTGGCCGCTGATGCGTTGGCTCAAGGCGCAGATACCCTTATTACCTGCGGCGCGCCGCAATCGAATCACTGCCGCGCCACCTTAAGCGCAGCTATCAAAGAAGGCATGAAATGCCGCTTCGTGATCGAAGAGCGCGTGCCCAATAGTTATAAAGAAGATGCCAGCGGGAATAATTTTTTATTTCGCTTAATGGGTGTCGAAGCCATTACCGTGGTGCCGGCTGGCAGCAATATGTTGGCCGCTATGGAACAGGTCGCTAGCGATCTGCTAGCACTCGGACGCAAGGGCTATATCGTGCCTGGCGGTGGTTCAAACGCCATTGGCGGTCTCGGCTATGTGGCTTGTGCGCAAGAACTACAGCAGCAATTTTTTGAGCAGGGCGTAAAGATCGACAAGATAGTTGTTGGCTCCGGCAGCTCAGGCACGCATGGTGGTTTGTTGGCGGGTTTCTTAGGTAACCACATTCACATTCCGCTGATTGGTATTGGTGTTAGTCGCGATCCAAAAGATCAAGATCCATTGGTGCATAAAGAAGCGCAGGCAGTCGTCGACCTGTTGGGCTTAAATATCCAAGTGCCGCGCGAGGCGGTGCTCACTTTTGGCGACTGGTGGCGGCCCAAGTATTCCGTGCCGAATCAGGCCATGGTTGAAGCGGTGCAGATGTTGGCTCGCACAGAAGCTATCTTGCTCGATCCGGTATACACCGGAAAAATCATGGCTGGCCTCATAGGCTTAGCTCGTCAAGGCTATCTTGGCCGGGATGAGAACGTACTGTTCATACACACCGGTGGTGCGCCTTCGCTGCATGCTTACGAGTCTGAAGTACTGGGTTTAACCGAGATGCCGGACTGA
- a CDS encoding amino acid aminotransferase, with product MSMFTAVEMAPRDPILGINDAFAADTNPSKVNLGVGVYYDDNGKLPLLKCVQTAEAQMMETPKARAYLPMEGFAAYDSAVKSLVFGADSEPVTSGRVVTAQGIGGTGGLKIGADFLKKLTPNAKVMISDPSWDNHRALFAAAGFATESHPYYDAEKRGVNFDGMLASLKAATPGTIVVLHACCHNPTGYDITPAQWDQVVQAVKDGGLTAFLDMAYQGFGHGIKEDGSVIGKFVAAGLNFLVATSFSKSFSLYGERVGALSVLCSSKEEAGRVLSQVKLVIRTNYSNPQIHGATVVANVLNTPELRAQWEQELTEMRERIKAMRAKLVDGLKAAGVKQDMSFITNQIGMFSYSGLNKDQMIRLRSEFGVYGTDSGRMCVAALNSKNIDYVCKAIAAVI from the coding sequence ATGTCAATGTTTACCGCTGTCGAAATGGCACCACGCGACCCCATACTGGGCATTAACGACGCCTTCGCTGCCGACACCAACCCCAGCAAAGTCAACCTAGGCGTTGGCGTTTACTACGACGACAACGGCAAACTGCCGCTTTTAAAGTGCGTGCAAACTGCAGAAGCGCAAATGATGGAAACCCCAAAAGCCAGGGCCTACCTGCCGATGGAAGGCTTTGCAGCTTATGACTCAGCCGTCAAATCCTTGGTTTTTGGCGCTGATAGCGAGCCGGTTACCAGCGGCCGTGTTGTTACAGCCCAAGGCATTGGCGGCACGGGTGGCCTGAAGATTGGTGCTGACTTCTTGAAAAAGCTCACCCCGAACGCAAAAGTCATGATCTCTGACCCAAGCTGGGATAACCACCGCGCACTGTTTGCAGCGGCCGGTTTCGCCACCGAAAGCCATCCTTACTACGACGCCGAAAAACGCGGCGTTAACTTTGACGGCATGCTCGCCTCCCTCAAAGCGGCAACACCCGGCACCATAGTCGTGCTCCACGCTTGCTGCCACAACCCGACTGGCTACGACATCACCCCAGCGCAGTGGGATCAGGTTGTCCAAGCAGTTAAAGACGGCGGATTGACCGCATTTCTTGACATGGCCTACCAAGGCTTTGGCCACGGCATCAAAGAAGACGGCTCAGTGATTGGCAAATTCGTCGCTGCCGGCCTGAACTTTTTGGTCGCCACCTCATTCTCCAAAAGCTTTAGCCTATATGGAGAGCGCGTTGGAGCGTTGTCGGTACTTTGCTCTAGCAAAGAAGAAGCTGGCCGTGTGCTATCCCAAGTCAAGCTGGTGATTCGCACCAACTACAGCAACCCACAAATTCATGGTGCAACAGTAGTCGCCAATGTGCTCAACACACCGGAGTTGCGTGCGCAGTGGGAGCAAGAGTTGACTGAAATGCGCGAGCGCATAAAAGCCATGCGCGCAAAACTGGTTGATGGCCTCAAGGCGGCTGGTGTGAAGCAAGATATGAGCTTTATCACCAACCAAATCGGCATGTTTAGCTACTCAGGCCTGAACAAAGACCAAATGATTCGTCTGCGCAGTGAATTTGGCGTTTATGGCACCGACAGCGGCCGCATGTGCGTTGCAGCCCTGAACAGCAAAAATATTGATTACGTTTGTAAAGCAATCGCGGCGGTGATTTAA
- a CDS encoding cupin domain-containing protein — MLKEEFFAGLEADDFAPAVSIERPVGYAMGEHQHDFDARALIIAGQITLQVAGIATTYSVGDVFRLAAGTPHHESAGPDGVTFLSGRRTQAV, encoded by the coding sequence ATGCTTAAAGAAGAATTTTTTGCCGGCCTTGAGGCTGATGACTTTGCCCCGGCCGTCAGCATTGAGCGTCCAGTCGGCTACGCGATGGGCGAGCATCAACACGATTTTGACGCCAGAGCGCTGATTATTGCTGGCCAAATTACGCTTCAAGTAGCGGGTATTGCCACTACTTATAGCGTCGGCGATGTCTTTCGCCTAGCCGCGGGAACGCCGCATCACGAGAGCGCCGGACCTGATGGTGTGACTTTTCTTTCGGGTCGCAGGACACAAGCCGTATGA
- the ygiD gene encoding 4,5-DOPA dioxygenase extradiol — protein MFSSTQMALLDGIVSLRKSERMPVLFLGHGSPMNAIGDNEYRRSWQALGAEFGVSMPMPQLVLCISAHWLTDGWRLTAMEHPKTLHDFGGFPQELFDEQYPATGDAAAARVIAQLIRQRGSKPLDLDTHEWGLDHGSWSVLKPMFPAANLPVIQLSMDYSRPPEDHYALAQQLLGLRDRGVLIVGSGNIVHNLREMQRGAAGHQAFDWALEFDHIIGDYIQQGNLKALQNFLKLGQVAKIAHPSHEHFLPLLYAAGAVQAGERMRFFNTSFQGGSISMRSVVWG, from the coding sequence ATGTTTTCTTCTACTCAAATGGCCCTGCTTGACGGCATCGTCTCGCTGCGCAAATCCGAGCGTATGCCGGTTTTGTTTCTTGGCCACGGCAGCCCCATGAATGCGATTGGCGACAACGAGTATCGGCGTAGCTGGCAAGCGCTGGGTGCTGAGTTCGGCGTGAGCATGCCCATGCCGCAACTGGTGCTGTGTATTTCTGCGCATTGGCTAACGGATGGCTGGCGACTGACGGCTATGGAACATCCCAAAACTCTGCACGACTTTGGCGGTTTTCCGCAAGAGTTGTTTGACGAGCAATACCCAGCTACCGGTGATGCGGCTGCTGCGCGTGTCATTGCCCAGTTAATACGCCAACGCGGCTCTAAGCCGCTAGACCTTGATACCCATGAATGGGGTTTGGATCACGGTAGTTGGTCGGTTTTAAAGCCTATGTTTCCTGCTGCTAATTTGCCTGTGATTCAACTCAGCATGGATTACAGCCGACCGCCAGAAGATCATTACGCGCTGGCCCAACAGCTGCTGGGTCTGCGCGACCGCGGCGTGCTAATTGTCGGCAGCGGCAATATTGTTCATAACTTGCGTGAGATGCAGCGTGGTGCTGCCGGTCACCAAGCGTTTGATTGGGCGCTGGAGTTTGATCACATCATTGGTGACTACATACAGCAGGGTAATTTGAAAGCTTTACAAAACTTTCTCAAACTTGGCCAAGTCGCCAAAATAGCCCACCCCAGTCACGAGCATTTTCTGCCGCTGCTCTATGCCGCAGGTGCGGTGCAAGCCGGTGAGCGTATGCGTTTTTTCAACACCAGCTTTCAGGGCGGATCGATTTCAATGCGCTCTGTTGTCTGGGGTTGA
- a CDS encoding acetyl-CoA carboxylase biotin carboxylase subunit, whose amino-acid sequence MFTKILIANRGEIACRVILTARKMGIKTVAVFSDADRDARHVELADEAVNIGPAASRDSYLRADKIIAAAKQTGAQAIHPGYGFLSENAGFAKLVEEEGLVFIGPKHYSIAAMGDKIESKKLAGAAGVNCIPGVNEAMDSPEQAVAVAQGIGYPVMIKASAGGGGKGLRVAFNDKEAFEGFTSCRNEAKNSFGDDRVFIEKFVEEPRHIEIQLIGDSQGNVLYLNERECSIQRRHQKVIEEAPSPFISEATRKAMGEQAVALAKAVNYQSAGTVEFVVGKDQSFYFLEMNTRLQVEHPVTEAITGLDLVELMIRVAAGEKLPFAQADVQRNGWAMECRINAEDPFRNFLPSTGRLVLFQPPEQTMFASDTSQLMGVRVDTGVQNGGEIPMHYDSMIAKLIVHGKNRLDAIAKMREALNGFVIRGISSNIPFQAALLAHPKFVAGDFNTGFIAENYAKGFRAEDVQHANPQFLLALTAYVNHRLLSRAAGISGQMPGHGVLVREAFVVVALGAEGKNIHQPVTVRDLPDAAGLSVIEIGENSFEISSHWHLGGARIRGTVNCKPFTAQVERGVDRNPLAIRISHDGTRLDAMVLSPRAAALHLLMPFKAPPDMSRYVLSPMPGLLVEVAVVVGQKVQAGERIAVIEAMKMENVLFAIADGVVGKVLATKGESLTVDQPIVEFA is encoded by the coding sequence ATGTTCACCAAAATTCTGATCGCCAACCGCGGCGAGATTGCCTGCCGCGTGATACTCACGGCGCGCAAAATGGGTATTAAGACAGTTGCTGTTTTCTCAGACGCAGACCGCGACGCACGCCATGTTGAGCTGGCCGATGAAGCCGTTAACATCGGCCCAGCCGCCAGCCGCGACAGCTATTTGCGGGCGGACAAAATCATTGCTGCGGCAAAACAAACCGGCGCCCAAGCGATTCATCCCGGCTATGGTTTTTTAAGTGAAAACGCCGGCTTTGCAAAGCTAGTTGAAGAAGAAGGCTTGGTCTTTATTGGTCCCAAGCATTATTCAATTGCCGCCATGGGCGACAAGATTGAATCGAAAAAACTCGCGGGTGCCGCAGGCGTTAATTGCATACCCGGCGTGAACGAGGCGATGGATTCACCCGAGCAAGCCGTAGCGGTCGCGCAAGGCATTGGCTACCCGGTGATGATTAAGGCCAGCGCTGGCGGTGGCGGCAAAGGTTTGCGCGTAGCCTTTAATGACAAAGAAGCTTTTGAAGGTTTTACCAGTTGCCGTAATGAAGCCAAAAACAGTTTTGGCGATGACCGTGTCTTCATCGAAAAATTTGTCGAAGAACCGCGTCATATTGAGATTCAATTAATCGGCGACAGCCAAGGCAATGTGCTCTACCTAAATGAGCGCGAATGCTCGATTCAGCGTCGTCACCAAAAAGTAATTGAAGAAGCGCCTTCGCCCTTCATCAGCGAAGCCACCCGCAAAGCCATGGGCGAGCAAGCGGTGGCTTTAGCGAAAGCGGTCAATTACCAAAGCGCTGGCACAGTGGAGTTTGTGGTTGGTAAAGACCAAAGCTTTTACTTTCTTGAGATGAACACCCGGCTGCAAGTAGAGCACCCAGTGACCGAAGCCATCACCGGTTTGGATTTGGTCGAGCTCATGATTCGTGTGGCTGCTGGTGAAAAATTGCCGTTCGCGCAAGCCGATGTACAGCGCAACGGTTGGGCCATGGAATGCCGCATCAATGCCGAAGATCCGTTTCGCAACTTCCTACCTTCGACCGGCAGGTTGGTGTTGTTTCAGCCGCCAGAACAAACTATGTTTGCATCTGACACTTCGCAGTTAATGGGTGTGCGTGTTGATACCGGTGTGCAAAATGGGGGTGAAATTCCCATGCATTACGACTCCATGATTGCCAAGCTCATCGTGCACGGTAAGAACCGCTTGGATGCGATTGCCAAAATGCGCGAAGCTCTGAATGGTTTTGTGATTCGCGGCATCTCTAGCAACATTCCTTTTCAGGCTGCGCTGTTGGCACATCCCAAATTTGTCGCTGGCGACTTTAACACCGGCTTTATCGCTGAGAACTATGCCAAAGGCTTTCGCGCAGAAGACGTGCAGCATGCCAACCCACAGTTTTTATTGGCACTTACTGCCTACGTTAACCACCGTTTGCTCAGCCGCGCTGCGGGCATTAGCGGTCAAATGCCCGGTCATGGTGTTTTGGTGCGCGAGGCCTTCGTCGTCGTGGCATTAGGTGCTGAAGGTAAAAACATCCATCAACCGGTGACCGTGCGCGATCTGCCTGATGCGGCTGGGCTTAGCGTGATAGAGATTGGAGAGAATAGTTTTGAGATCAGCAGCCATTGGCATTTGGGCGGCGCGCGCATTCGTGGCACGGTCAATTGCAAGCCGTTTACTGCGCAAGTTGAGCGCGGTGTGGATCGTAATCCGCTGGCGATTCGCATCTCGCATGACGGCACGCGTTTAGATGCCATGGTGCTCTCGCCACGCGCCGCGGCTTTGCATTTACTCATGCCGTTTAAAGCACCACCTGACATGAGTCGTTATGTGCTCTCGCCCATGCCAGGCCTGTTGGTTGAAGTTGCGGTGGTAGTCGGTCAAAAAGTGCAAGCCGGTGAGCGCATTGCGGTGATTGAAGCGATGAAAATGGAGAACGTGTTGTTTGCCATTGCTGACGGCGTGGTTGGCAAAGTGTTGGCGACCAAGGGCGAATCGCTCACGGTTGATCAACCAATTGTTGAGTTTGCTTAA
- a CDS encoding RnfABCDGE type electron transport complex subunit B has protein sequence MAKLLLAALPQTQCARCGYPDCASYANAIASDEVDINQCPPGGAQGVARLGAISGKAIKTLNPANGNEGPRMMAFIDEDWCIGCTLCIKACPVDAIIGANKLMHTVIEASCTGCELCLPVCPVDCINLENITGLDSGWHAWSPQQADTARDSYASHLKRLEKSAIDIGEPASITEPSQEAALDKRAVIAAALARARQQRKS, from the coding sequence ATGGCCAAACTGCTGCTTGCAGCCTTACCGCAAACACAATGCGCCCGCTGCGGCTATCCAGATTGCGCCAGCTATGCCAATGCCATTGCGAGCGATGAGGTCGATATCAACCAGTGCCCGCCTGGCGGAGCACAGGGCGTAGCAAGGCTTGGTGCAATCAGCGGCAAAGCCATCAAAACGTTAAATCCAGCCAACGGTAACGAAGGCCCACGCATGATGGCTTTTATCGACGAGGACTGGTGTATTGGCTGCACGCTATGCATCAAGGCCTGTCCAGTCGATGCCATCATAGGCGCGAACAAACTCATGCATACGGTGATAGAAGCCAGTTGCACCGGCTGCGAGCTGTGCTTACCGGTTTGCCCAGTGGACTGTATCAACCTAGAAAACATCACAGGTTTAGACAGCGGCTGGCACGCTTGGTCACCTCAGCAAGCCGACACGGCGCGGGATAGTTACGCATCACACCTCAAACGTCTTGAAAAAAGTGCAATCGACATCGGTGAGCCCGCATCAATCACAGAGCCGTCTCAAGAAGCTGCCCTAGACAAGCGCGCCGTTATTGCCGCTGCACTGGCCAGAGCTAGGCAGCAAAGAAAAAGCTAA
- the meaB gene encoding methylmalonyl Co-A mutase-associated GTPase MeaB: MQGPSELFNTVVNGTPLAQRRAIAKSITLLESTRTDHRAQGDELLTALLPHTGKAFRLGISGVPGVGKSTFIEVLGLYLIAQGQRVAVLTIDPSSSVSGGSILGDKTRMEMLSVNERAYIRPSPSSGTLGGVAEKTREAMLVCEAAGYDVVIVETVGVGQSETAVANMSDMFVLMQLPNAGDDLQAIKKGVMELADLVLVNKADIDPDAAMRAQAQISSAMRLFGLVNNAMGAAQAESYDKNWHPQVMQLSALKNKGVDDFWHAVSQFRALQTANGALEARRKKQSLAWMWERIDAGLKQSFRQDPTVSRLLPEVLAQVASGQLPASTAARQLLAAQSRQT; the protein is encoded by the coding sequence ATGCAGGGCCCATCTGAACTCTTTAATACGGTGGTCAACGGCACGCCGCTAGCTCAGCGGCGTGCGATTGCCAAGTCGATCACGCTGCTCGAATCGACTCGTACTGATCACCGCGCCCAAGGCGATGAACTACTTACCGCGCTGCTGCCGCATACCGGCAAGGCTTTTCGCTTAGGTATTAGCGGCGTGCCCGGGGTTGGTAAATCTACTTTCATTGAAGTGCTGGGGCTTTATTTAATTGCCCAAGGTCAGCGCGTTGCGGTGCTGACAATTGACCCTTCGTCTAGCGTTTCTGGCGGCTCAATTTTGGGTGACAAAACGCGTATGGAAATGCTCTCGGTCAATGAGCGCGCCTACATCCGCCCCAGCCCATCAAGCGGCACGCTGGGCGGGGTCGCCGAAAAAACCCGCGAAGCCATGCTGGTCTGCGAAGCTGCAGGCTACGACGTGGTGATTGTCGAGACGGTGGGCGTGGGCCAATCCGAAACCGCAGTCGCCAATATGAGCGACATGTTTGTGCTGATGCAACTGCCGAATGCGGGCGATGACTTGCAAGCGATTAAAAAAGGCGTGATGGAGCTAGCCGATTTAGTACTCGTTAACAAAGCCGATATAGACCCAGACGCTGCCATGCGAGCGCAAGCGCAAATTAGTTCAGCCATGCGTTTATTCGGCCTAGTTAACAACGCCATGGGCGCAGCGCAGGCCGAGAGTTACGACAAAAACTGGCATCCCCAAGTGATGCAGTTAAGCGCGCTTAAAAACAAAGGCGTGGATGATTTTTGGCATGCAGTTTCGCAGTTTCGCGCGCTGCAAACTGCCAACGGCGCGCTTGAAGCGCGGCGTAAAAAACAGTCGTTAGCGTGGATGTGGGAGCGAATAGACGCGGGCCTTAAGCAGTCTTTTCGCCAAGACCCAACCGTTAGTCGTTTGCTGCCAGAAGTGTTGGCGCAAGTAGCCAGTGGTCAGTTGCCAGCATCCACCGCCGCGCGTCAATTACTGGCTGCGCAAAGTCGCCAAACTTAG
- a CDS encoding polyhydroxyalkanoate depolymerase, with amino-acid sequence MLYQVYEAQRTLMEPFVDFAQAASKLYSNPQSPMAQTPLAQRMAAAYSLMYRLGKDYEKPAFDIPTVDDNGVGIAIQERVEIDKPFCELRRFKRFTDNTATLTKLKGQPAVLIVAPLSGHYATLLRDTVKTMLKDHKVYITDWKNARTVPLTEGEFHLDDYVNYIQEFIRHLQATYGNCHVISVCQPTVPVFAAVSLMASRGETTPLSMTMMGGPIDARKSPTSVNNLATTKSFDWFENNVIYRVPSNFVGAGRRVYPGFLQHAGFVAMNPDRHANSHFDFFKDLMKGDDTNADMHRNFYDEYNAVLDMDADYYLETIKTVFQEYKLVKGTWDVMSVDGKPERVVPGDIKTTAVMAVEGELDDISGAGQTRVALDMCSGVSDTKKKFFEVEGAGHYGIFSGRRWRDQVYPEVKAFILANNKLPNTVKLAFEETGAATAASTKPAIAASKKPANAVSSVPAKPATKTTPSTGKAPRSKAATVAKTTATAVTEVAYKPMTKWVTETPARLADKSPPKAATPKSSSKTAAAKTAKVAPAKTTRTK; translated from the coding sequence ATGCTCTATCAAGTTTATGAAGCCCAACGCACGCTGATGGAACCGTTTGTTGATTTTGCTCAGGCCGCCTCCAAGCTCTACAGTAATCCGCAATCGCCAATGGCACAAACACCATTGGCCCAACGCATGGCTGCCGCTTACAGCCTGATGTATCGCCTGGGCAAGGATTATGAAAAACCAGCCTTTGATATCCCTACCGTTGACGACAATGGTGTTGGCATCGCGATTCAAGAGCGGGTTGAAATCGATAAGCCGTTTTGCGAACTGCGCCGCTTTAAACGTTTTACCGACAACACAGCCACACTGACCAAACTCAAAGGTCAACCAGCAGTACTCATAGTCGCCCCTCTTTCTGGTCACTACGCAACACTGCTGCGTGACACCGTCAAAACCATGCTCAAAGACCACAAGGTCTATATCACTGACTGGAAAAACGCACGCACAGTGCCACTGACTGAAGGTGAGTTCCATCTCGACGACTACGTCAACTACATACAAGAATTCATACGTCATCTGCAGGCCACCTATGGCAACTGCCATGTGATTAGCGTCTGCCAGCCAACCGTGCCGGTGTTTGCAGCGGTCTCCTTAATGGCTTCACGCGGTGAGACTACGCCGCTATCCATGACCATGATGGGCGGCCCAATCGATGCGCGTAAATCGCCAACGTCGGTGAACAATTTAGCCACGACTAAGAGCTTCGATTGGTTTGAAAACAATGTGATCTACCGTGTGCCAAGCAACTTTGTCGGTGCCGGACGCCGCGTTTATCCAGGCTTTTTACAGCACGCCGGTTTTGTCGCCATGAACCCGGATCGCCACGCCAACAGCCACTTCGACTTCTTCAAAGACTTGATGAAGGGCGATGACACCAACGCAGATATGCACCGTAACTTTTACGACGAATACAACGCCGTTCTAGATATGGACGCTGACTACTACCTCGAAACCATTAAAACTGTATTTCAAGAATACAAGCTGGTTAAGGGAACATGGGATGTGATGTCAGTGGACGGAAAACCTGAACGCGTAGTCCCGGGCGACATCAAGACGACTGCAGTTATGGCTGTTGAAGGCGAACTCGACGATATCTCTGGCGCCGGCCAGACCCGTGTTGCACTAGACATGTGTAGCGGAGTATCTGATACGAAGAAAAAATTCTTTGAAGTCGAAGGTGCAGGCCACTACGGTATTTTCAGCGGTCGCCGCTGGCGCGACCAAGTCTATCCAGAGGTTAAGGCCTTTATCCTAGCGAACAATAAATTGCCAAATACAGTCAAACTAGCGTTTGAAGAAACGGGTGCAGCCACAGCCGCGTCAACAAAACCAGCCATTGCGGCAAGTAAAAAACCAGCCAATGCAGTTTCATCTGTGCCGGCAAAGCCCGCAACAAAAACCACACCAAGCACGGGTAAAGCGCCTCGCTCAAAAGCGGCCACAGTTGCAAAAACCACGGCCACTGCAGTTACTGAAGTGGCCTACAAACCCATGACCAAGTGGGTGACTGAAACTCCAGCCCGCCTGGCTGACAAGAGCCCACCTAAAGCGGCGACACCCAAGTCTTCAAGCAAAACAGCAGCGGCCAAAACCGCCAAAGTTGCGCCGGCTAAAACTACACGCACCAAGTAA
- a CDS encoding acyl-CoA carboxylase subunit beta has translation MQDILEKLEEKRAAARMGGGQKRIDAQHGKGKLTARERLELLLDEGTFEEWDMFVEHRCTDFGMAENKIPGDGVVTGYGMINGRLVFVFSQDFTVFGGALSEAHAEKICKVMDQAMKVGAPVIGLNDSGGARIQEGVASLGGYADVFQRNAMASGVIPQISMIMGPSAGGAVYSPAMTDFIFMVKDSSYMFVTGPEVVKTVTHEEVSAEELGGAITHTTKSGVADLAFENDVEALVMLRRLYNYLPLNNREKAPVRPSADPANRMDLSLDTLVPESATKPYDMKELILKTVDDGDFFEIQPEYAKNIVIGFARMEGQTVGIVANQPLVLAGCLDIKSSVKAARFVRFCDCFNIPVITFVDVPGFMPGTSQEYGGIIKHGAKLLYAYAECTVPKITVITRKAYGGAYDVMASKHLRGDVNFAWPNAEIAVMGAKGAVEIIFREDKNDPVKLAAREAEYKERFANPFVAGARGFIDDVILPHETRKRICRSLNMLRDKKIENPWRKHGNIPL, from the coding sequence ATGCAAGACATACTCGAAAAGCTAGAAGAAAAACGCGCTGCAGCCCGCATGGGTGGTGGTCAAAAGCGTATAGACGCGCAGCATGGCAAGGGCAAACTCACAGCGCGCGAACGCTTAGAGCTGTTGCTTGATGAGGGTACTTTCGAAGAGTGGGACATGTTTGTCGAGCACCGCTGCACCGACTTTGGTATGGCTGAAAACAAGATTCCCGGCGACGGCGTAGTCACCGGTTACGGCATGATTAATGGGCGTTTAGTGTTTGTGTTTAGCCAAGACTTCACTGTCTTTGGCGGCGCACTGTCAGAGGCTCACGCCGAGAAAATTTGTAAAGTCATGGACCAAGCCATGAAAGTCGGCGCACCAGTCATTGGCCTGAACGATTCGGGCGGCGCACGTATTCAAGAAGGTGTTGCTTCACTCGGTGGTTATGCGGATGTGTTTCAGCGCAATGCCATGGCCAGCGGCGTGATTCCGCAAATTAGCATGATCATGGGCCCTAGCGCCGGTGGTGCGGTTTACTCGCCAGCCATGACCGACTTTATCTTCATGGTCAAAGACAGCTCTTACATGTTTGTGACCGGCCCAGAGGTGGTGAAAACCGTCACCCATGAAGAAGTCAGCGCCGAAGAATTAGGCGGCGCTATCACCCACACCACTAAAAGCGGTGTGGCGGATTTAGCCTTTGAAAATGATGTCGAGGCATTGGTGATGCTGCGCCGTCTCTACAACTACCTACCGCTTAACAACCGCGAAAAAGCCCCGGTGCGCCCTAGCGCAGACCCGGCCAATCGCATGGATTTAAGTCTGGATACGTTAGTGCCAGAAAGCGCGACCAAGCCTTACGACATGAAGGAGTTAATTCTTAAAACCGTGGATGACGGCGACTTTTTTGAAATTCAACCCGAGTATGCAAAAAACATAGTCATAGGCTTTGCCCGCATGGAGGGCCAGACGGTAGGCATAGTTGCCAATCAACCCTTGGTGCTGGCCGGTTGTTTGGACATTAAGAGCTCTGTCAAAGCGGCGCGATTCGTGCGCTTTTGTGATTGCTTCAATATTCCTGTGATCACTTTTGTTGACGTACCCGGCTTTATGCCCGGCACCAGCCAAGAATACGGCGGCATTATCAAACACGGCGCCAAACTGCTTTACGCCTATGCAGAATGCACGGTGCCAAAAATCACTGTGATCACACGCAAAGCGTATGGCGGTGCGTATGACGTGATGGCGTCCAAGCATTTGCGTGGCGATGTGAACTTTGCTTGGCCGAATGCCGAGATTGCGGTGATGGGCGCCAAGGGCGCAGTGGAAATTATTTTCCGCGAAGATAAAAATGATCCAGTCAAACTCGCGGCCCGCGAGGCCGAATACAAAGAGCGTTTTGCCAATCCTTTTGTGGCCGGTGCGCGCGGCTTTATCGACGACGTGATTTTGCCGCATGAAACCCGCAAGCGTATTTGCCGTTCGCTCAATATGCTGCGCGATAAAAAAATTGAAAACCCGTGGCGCAAGCATGGAAACATTCCGCTGTGA